In the genome of Candidatus Obscuribacterales bacterium, the window TTTATTACAGGACATATTCTCGCAGCAGTCTTCTCTATTCCTGGAACCGTGCTGGTGATTGCGGGCGGGGCCATTTTTGGGGTCTGGTGGGGTACGGTGTGGTCAGTGATGGGCGCAACGTTGGGGGCGATCGCTGCCTTTTTGGTCGCGCGTCATCTTCTAAGAGATCGACTGATGCGACGAGTCGGTCACCATCCGCTGCTCACCTGGTTTGATCGACTCAGCGATCGCCAAGCCCTCTCCTGCGTTTTAGCCATTCGCTTCACGCCGATTTCTCCCTTTTGCCTCGTGAACTTTCTTCTGGGGTTAACACCACTGTCCCTCAAGCCCTACGCCTTTGGCACGCTCATTGGCATCATTCCCGGCACCCTCGCCTACACCTGGCTGGGCGTGACAGGATACACAGCCTTGGAGGGTGGCAGTGTACGCCCCTTTGCTGCGGCCTTAGTGGGTCTAGCCGGTTTATCCCTATTGCCCCTCTGGATGCAGCGCCGAGGCTCTGCACCACGCTGAGGCAAGCTACCCCACTCTGGCCTTACAATGCCCATTGGGCGATCGCATCACGGCATAGTCTAGGACTGTTCGAGCAATCCCCACTGTTGTGTTTGGGTAGAGGCATTCAGCAATGACCGTACAAGCTCCAATTCCCGTAATCGTAAATGGCGCAGCCGGCAAAATGGGGCGCGAAGTCATTAAGGCGATCGCCCAAGCCGACGACATGACCCTCATCGGTGCTATTGACCGCAATCCTAGCCTCACAGGGCAAGATGTAGGCGAGGTCGCAGGCTGCGGTGCGCTAGAAATCCCCATCCTGCCAGATATGGAG includes:
- a CDS encoding TVP38/TMEM64 family protein translates to MIGVGVGLGLLLHTPLGALLDYHALVHQLNHLGRWAVLLFITGHILAAVFSIPGTVLVIAGGAIFGVWWGTVWSVMGATLGAIAAFLVARHLLRDRLMRRVGHHPLLTWFDRLSDRQALSCVLAIRFTPISPFCLVNFLLGLTPLSLKPYAFGTLIGIIPGTLAYTWLGVTGYTALEGGSVRPFAAALVGLAGLSLLPLWMQRRGSAPR